In a single window of the Litorilituus sediminis genome:
- a CDS encoding FKBP-type peptidyl-prolyl cis-trans isomerase: MSDNKFESIEQRVSYGVGRQLGDQLRNNPFKEFDVAAVQAGIADALANAASQVSEEALNEAFSVVSKKLQEQEQELAKAAAAEGEAFLAENAKRDEVTVTESGLQYEVIVEGDGAKPTADSTVSVHYHGTFTNGDVFDSSVERGQPAEFPVKGVIAGWTEALQLMTEGSKYRLTIPYNLAYGERGSQGAIPPYATLVFDVELLSVK; encoded by the coding sequence ATGTCTGATAACAAATTTGAATCTATCGAGCAACGTGTAAGCTACGGTGTAGGTCGTCAATTAGGTGACCAATTACGTAACAACCCTTTTAAAGAGTTTGATGTTGCTGCGGTACAAGCAGGTATCGCTGATGCATTAGCAAATGCTGCAAGCCAAGTGTCTGAAGAAGCATTAAACGAAGCTTTCTCTGTTGTTTCTAAGAAATTACAAGAGCAAGAGCAAGAGTTAGCAAAAGCAGCTGCTGCTGAAGGCGAAGCTTTCTTAGCAGAAAATGCTAAGCGTGATGAAGTAACAGTAACTGAGTCTGGCTTACAATATGAAGTGATTGTTGAAGGTGACGGTGCTAAGCCAACTGCAGATAGCACGGTAAGCGTTCATTACCACGGTACATTCACTAACGGTGATGTATTCGATAGCTCTGTTGAGCGCGGTCAACCTGCTGAGTTCCCTGTAAAAGGTGTTATTGCTGGTTGGACTGAAGCATTACAATTAATGACTGAAGGTTCAAAGTACCGTTTAACTATTCCTTATAACTTAGCGTACGGTGAGCGTGGCTCTCAGGGTGCTATCCCTCCATATGCTACGTTAGTATTCGACGTTGAGTTATTAAGCGTCAAATAA
- the carA gene encoding glutamine-hydrolyzing carbamoyl-phosphate synthase small subunit, which translates to MAISAILVLQDGTVFKGTAIGAQGAAVGEVVFNTSMTGYQEILTDPSYAEQIITLTYPHIGNTGTNTEDRESSSIYAKGLVIRDLPLLASNFRNEQSLSEYLVANNILGIADIDTRKLTRLLREKGAQNGCILTIDDSSEEGLQAAQEKALEQAKAFPGLKGMDLAKVVSTKENFEWTEGSWQLGKGFITPESYDYHVVAYDFGAKSNILRMLVDRGCKLTVVPAQTPAADVLALNPDGIFLSNGPGDPEPCDYAIAAIKEFLTTDIPVFGICLGHQLLGLASGANTIKMKFGHHGGNHPVKDHERNVVMITAQNHGFAVDENNLPDNLKVTHNSLFDGTIQGIHRTDKPAFSFQGHPEASPGPHDAAPLFDHFIDLIKQYKA; encoded by the coding sequence TTGGCTATATCTGCTATTTTAGTGCTACAAGATGGCACTGTATTTAAAGGTACCGCAATCGGTGCACAAGGGGCGGCTGTTGGTGAAGTGGTGTTTAACACTTCAATGACGGGCTACCAAGAAATTTTAACCGACCCTTCTTATGCAGAACAAATTATCACGCTGACTTATCCGCATATTGGTAATACGGGTACAAATACAGAAGATAGAGAGTCTTCTAGCATTTATGCTAAAGGCCTTGTTATTCGTGATTTACCATTACTAGCCAGTAACTTCCGTAACGAACAAAGCTTAAGTGAATACCTAGTTGCTAATAATATTTTAGGTATTGCCGATATTGATACCCGTAAACTTACACGTTTACTTCGTGAAAAAGGTGCGCAAAATGGTTGTATCTTAACTATTGATGATAGCAGTGAAGAAGGTTTACAAGCCGCGCAAGAAAAAGCCCTTGAGCAAGCAAAAGCATTCCCAGGCCTTAAAGGTATGGATTTAGCGAAAGTTGTATCAACAAAAGAAAACTTTGAGTGGACTGAAGGTAGTTGGCAGCTAGGTAAAGGTTTCATTACCCCTGAAAGCTATGATTATCACGTAGTCGCTTATGACTTTGGTGCTAAGAGCAACATCTTACGCATGTTAGTAGACAGAGGCTGTAAGCTAACGGTTGTACCAGCACAAACCCCTGCAGCTGATGTATTAGCGTTAAACCCAGATGGTATTTTCTTATCAAATGGCCCAGGTGACCCAGAGCCATGTGATTATGCTATTGCCGCAATTAAAGAATTCTTAACAACAGATATCCCAGTATTTGGTATTTGTTTAGGTCATCAATTACTTGGCTTAGCAAGTGGTGCTAATACAATCAAGATGAAGTTTGGTCATCATGGCGGTAACCACCCGGTTAAAGATCACGAGCGTAATGTCGTGATGATCACCGCACAAAACCACGGTTTTGCTGTAGATGAAAACAACTTGCCTGACAACTTAAAAGTGACCCATAACTCATTATTTGACGGCACTATTCAAGGTATTCACCGTACAGATAAACCAGCATTTAGCTTCCAAGGTCACCCAGAAGCAAGCCCAGGTCCACACGATGCAGCGCCATTGTTCGACCATTTCATCGATTTAATTAAACAGTATAAAGCTTAA
- a CDS encoding Na+/H+ antiporter NhaC family protein, with amino-acid sequence MSLTSAPVQATQATNKLTALIPFAVFLILFLGTGIILTLQGVEFAFYQLPASIAIIPAIFVAIYLGKRSSGSTVEKQIAQFIAGAGHSNIVTMCIIYLLAGAFAVVAKATGSVDTSVQLGLAVFPDYLLLPGLFIVAAFLSTAMGTSMGTIAAIAPIALGFIESTQLDAALVAGCLLSGAIFGDNLSIISDTTIASTRSQGAHMKDKFRVNFKFAIPAALLCLVIFTVLGESVPHELKSDTALIGLLPYVVILALALMGVNVFVVLTLGIILAAAIGMYSNGYQLSAWVSDINKGFASMQDIFILSLFIGGLSELVRQQGGLTALTKAIEKLAAKLSPNNEKRAAGFGIAGLAFVCNFFTANNTVSIIVTGDTAKNLAKDGQLTPAQSASLLDIFACINQGLLPYGAQALLLGATLHISPLSVASHAFYPIILFFVAGFAFWRLTNK; translated from the coding sequence ATGAGTTTAACAAGCGCACCAGTGCAGGCAACACAAGCAACTAACAAGCTAACAGCACTGATCCCTTTTGCGGTATTTTTAATACTCTTTTTAGGTACAGGCATTATTTTAACCCTACAAGGTGTTGAGTTTGCCTTTTATCAACTACCAGCAAGCATTGCCATTATTCCAGCAATCTTTGTCGCTATCTATTTAGGAAAACGCTCATCAGGTAGTACGGTTGAAAAGCAAATAGCGCAATTTATCGCCGGTGCAGGTCACAGCAACATAGTCACCATGTGTATTATTTATTTGCTTGCCGGTGCATTTGCCGTAGTAGCGAAAGCAACGGGCAGTGTTGATACCAGCGTGCAGCTTGGCCTAGCGGTTTTTCCTGATTATTTATTACTGCCAGGGCTATTTATTGTTGCTGCCTTTTTATCAACCGCCATGGGCACATCTATGGGAACCATTGCTGCGATTGCGCCAATTGCCTTAGGCTTTATCGAATCAACCCAGCTTGATGCCGCACTAGTTGCTGGCTGTTTATTATCTGGTGCTATTTTTGGCGATAACTTATCAATTATTTCTGATACCACTATTGCCTCAACACGCAGCCAAGGCGCCCATATGAAAGACAAATTTAGAGTGAATTTCAAATTTGCTATTCCTGCGGCGCTGCTATGCTTAGTTATTTTTACTGTGCTAGGTGAAAGCGTACCGCACGAATTAAAATCTGATACCGCATTAATTGGTTTACTTCCTTACGTGGTCATTTTAGCGTTAGCATTAATGGGCGTGAATGTTTTTGTGGTATTAACTTTAGGTATTATTTTAGCGGCGGCCATTGGCATGTATTCTAATGGCTATCAATTATCAGCTTGGGTAAGTGATATCAACAAAGGTTTTGCTAGTATGCAAGACATCTTTATTTTATCGCTATTTATTGGTGGCTTAAGTGAGCTAGTACGTCAGCAAGGTGGATTAACGGCGCTAACCAAAGCCATAGAAAAGCTTGCCGCTAAATTAAGCCCTAACAATGAAAAGCGCGCTGCTGGTTTTGGCATTGCTGGCCTAGCCTTCGTTTGCAACTTTTTTACCGCCAACAATACCGTTTCTATTATTGTAACGGGTGATACTGCCAAAAACTTAGCGAAGGATGGTCAATTAACACCTGCACAATCAGCAAGCTTATTAGATATCTTTGCCTGTATTAACCAAGGCCTATTACCTTATGGTGCTCAAGCCTTATTGCTTGGGGCTACCTTGCATATTTCGCCGCTTTCGGTTGCTAGCCATGCCTTCTACCCGATAATCTTATTTTTCGTCGCTGGCTTTGCCTTTTGGCGACTAACTAACAAATAA
- the zipA gene encoding cell division protein ZipA, which yields MEDNFRNVLIILSGIVIGAIFVHGLWTIRKQKNPYKLKTSKDKVEPLTRNFDGSGFDQDGVGQVKVSKKAVEPSLNDNETSTIDDIVTSTPLDSTQAINEHIEPVIEQNNPELAVEATVNTAETLAEHSTMANDVAEPTLSDWVNEAEPNTKAFSKEELGDDITQRVEQAVNIQESEQPVYQEPVTQAKPQVKPVKKVAKKAQSKAALKRNQMDFNFGDELMGGDIDEPMPSISVDDKPAKEVLEPQVIILSVVMPANQQMMGAALLPSLLTLGMKYGDMNIFHRHQDNAGNGKVTFSLANMMNPGSFDLDSMETFATQGVSLFMTLPNAGDPFAVFEQMLAAAKQLAQEFNAQVLDDKRNVMTKQTEQHYLSQIREFDRKSRIALVD from the coding sequence ATGGAAGATAACTTCAGAAACGTATTAATTATCCTCAGTGGCATTGTGATTGGTGCTATTTTTGTTCACGGTTTGTGGACAATTAGAAAGCAAAAAAATCCATATAAGTTAAAAACCAGTAAAGACAAGGTCGAGCCATTAACACGTAATTTTGATGGTTCAGGTTTTGATCAAGATGGTGTCGGTCAAGTAAAAGTAAGTAAAAAAGCAGTAGAACCAAGCTTAAATGACAATGAAACCTCAACAATAGATGATATTGTTACATCAACACCACTAGATTCGACCCAAGCTATCAATGAGCATATAGAACCTGTTATCGAGCAAAATAACCCTGAGTTAGCTGTTGAGGCTACAGTTAACACAGCAGAGACATTAGCTGAGCATAGTACAATGGCAAATGACGTTGCTGAGCCAACGTTAAGCGATTGGGTTAATGAAGCTGAGCCAAATACTAAAGCTTTTTCTAAAGAAGAATTGGGTGATGATATAACCCAGCGTGTTGAGCAAGCGGTTAACATTCAAGAAAGCGAACAACCTGTTTATCAAGAGCCTGTTACTCAAGCAAAACCTCAGGTTAAGCCTGTTAAAAAAGTGGCTAAGAAAGCGCAATCAAAAGCAGCCTTAAAACGTAACCAAATGGATTTTAACTTTGGTGATGAGTTAATGGGGGGGGATATTGATGAGCCAATGCCAAGCATTTCTGTTGATGACAAGCCGGCAAAAGAAGTGTTAGAGCCGCAAGTAATCATTTTATCTGTAGTGATGCCAGCCAATCAACAAATGATGGGCGCAGCCTTACTACCGAGTTTACTGACTTTAGGCATGAAGTACGGTGATATGAATATTTTCCATCGTCATCAAGACAATGCGGGTAATGGTAAAGTGACTTTTAGTTTAGCCAATATGATGAACCCAGGATCGTTTGATTTAGACTCGATGGAAACTTTTGCAACCCAAGGCGTCAGCTTGTTTATGACCTTACCTAATGCTGGCGATCCCTTTGCCGTGTTTGAGCAAATGCTAGCAGCGGCTAAGCAATTAGCACAAGAATTTAATGCGCAAGTCTTAGACGATAAGCGTAATGTGATGACTAAGCAAACTGAGCAGCATTACCTTAGTCAAATTCGCGAGTTTGATCGTAAAAGCCGTATTGCCTTGGTTGACTAA
- the ligA gene encoding NAD-dependent DNA ligase LigA yields the protein MSQETANLEQSRLRIEELKQLLNKYNHQYYVLDEPTVPDVEYDRLMQALISIEEANPELKTIDSPSQKVGGQALKAFSQVRHQLPMLSLDNVFDLADFQAFVKRIKDRLATNDKIRFCAEPKLDGLAVSLRYEDGVLVQAATRGDGSVGENITENIRTIKSIPLKLIGELGKDFPHVVEVRGEVFMPKASFDSLNEQAKKRGEKVFANPRNAAAGSLRQLDSKITAKRNLAFYAYSLGFVGEYNSDTEQASDLIQSFFSNSHYQRLCQIKALGLPMCPEVRLLESEHDCEAFYQDILQKRDSLSYEIDGTVLKVDDIAQQAILGFVARAPRWATAYKFPAQEELTLVEGVEFQVGRTGAITPVARLKPVFVGGVTVSNATLHNQDEINRLGLKVHDTVVIRRAGDVIPQIVSVVLDKRPDDALDVIFPETCPVCDSKVAKPEGEAVLRCTAGLFCAAQRKEAIKHFASRKAHDVEGLGDKLVEQLVDEKLVSTPADLFSLTEIQISTMERMGKKSAENLIAAIEKSKQTTLAKFIYGLGIREVGEATAANLAQHFLTYDAIQQADAEALQAVDDVGVIVAKNIVSFFKESHNLEVANQLSELMSWPDMVAKSEMASPLAEQTFVLTGTLSQMGRSDAKAALQSLGAKVSGSVSKKTNYLVAGEKAGSKLTKAQDLGVEVLTEDDLVALLAQHNVSV from the coding sequence ATGTCTCAAGAAACTGCCAACCTAGAACAAAGCCGCTTACGCATAGAAGAATTAAAGCAATTACTGAATAAATATAATCATCAATATTATGTATTAGATGAGCCGACAGTGCCTGATGTGGAATATGATAGATTAATGCAAGCGTTGATCAGTATTGAAGAGGCTAACCCAGAGCTAAAAACAATTGACTCTCCTAGTCAGAAAGTAGGTGGCCAAGCATTAAAAGCCTTTAGCCAAGTAAGGCATCAACTTCCTATGCTATCACTGGATAACGTCTTTGATTTGGCAGATTTTCAAGCCTTTGTTAAGCGAATTAAAGATAGATTAGCAACCAATGACAAAATTCGCTTTTGTGCTGAGCCAAAGCTAGATGGTTTAGCGGTAAGTTTACGTTATGAAGATGGGGTCTTGGTGCAAGCGGCAACACGCGGAGATGGCAGTGTTGGTGAAAACATCACCGAAAATATTCGCACCATTAAATCTATCCCACTTAAATTGATAGGTGAGTTAGGTAAAGACTTCCCCCATGTTGTTGAAGTACGCGGTGAAGTTTTTATGCCCAAAGCAAGCTTTGACAGTTTAAACGAGCAAGCGAAAAAGCGTGGCGAAAAAGTGTTTGCTAATCCACGTAATGCTGCCGCAGGTAGTTTACGCCAACTTGATTCAAAAATTACCGCAAAACGTAACTTGGCCTTTTATGCCTATAGTTTAGGTTTTGTTGGCGAATATAATAGTGATACAGAGCAGGCGAGCGATTTAATTCAATCATTTTTCTCTAATTCCCACTATCAGCGCCTATGCCAAATTAAGGCGTTAGGATTACCTATGTGCCCCGAAGTACGCTTACTTGAAAGTGAGCATGACTGTGAGGCTTTCTATCAAGATATTTTACAAAAGCGTGATAGCTTAAGTTATGAAATTGATGGCACAGTATTAAAGGTTGATGATATTGCTCAACAAGCGATCCTAGGCTTTGTTGCCAGAGCACCTCGTTGGGCAACTGCCTATAAGTTTCCAGCACAAGAAGAGTTAACGCTTGTTGAAGGTGTAGAGTTTCAAGTGGGGCGTACTGGCGCAATCACGCCGGTTGCGCGTTTAAAGCCTGTGTTTGTTGGTGGTGTGACGGTATCTAATGCCACGTTACATAACCAAGATGAAATAAACCGCTTAGGCCTTAAAGTGCACGATACTGTGGTGATCAGAAGAGCAGGGGACGTTATTCCGCAAATAGTGAGTGTGGTATTAGATAAACGCCCTGATGATGCCCTTGATGTGATCTTTCCAGAAACTTGCCCTGTGTGTGATTCAAAAGTGGCGAAACCTGAAGGTGAAGCCGTACTTCGCTGTACTGCAGGTTTATTTTGTGCTGCACAGCGCAAAGAAGCAATTAAGCACTTTGCTTCGCGTAAAGCCCATGATGTTGAGGGCTTAGGTGATAAATTAGTTGAGCAGCTTGTTGATGAGAAGTTAGTTTCAACGCCAGCTGATTTATTTAGCTTAACCGAAATTCAAATTAGTACTATGGAGCGCATGGGCAAAAAGTCTGCCGAGAACCTCATTGCTGCCATTGAAAAGTCCAAGCAAACCACTTTAGCTAAGTTTATTTATGGTTTGGGTATTCGCGAGGTGGGTGAAGCAACGGCGGCTAACTTGGCTCAGCACTTTTTAACCTATGATGCCATACAGCAAGCCGACGCTGAAGCACTACAAGCGGTTGATGATGTTGGTGTGATTGTCGCTAAAAACATTGTTAGCTTTTTTAAAGAAAGCCATAACCTTGAGGTGGCTAATCAGCTAAGTGAATTGATGTCTTGGCCTGATATGGTTGCAAAATCTGAAATGGCTAGCCCGTTAGCGGAGCAAACCTTTGTCTTAACGGGGACTTTAAGCCAAATGGGGCGCTCTGATGCTAAAGCAGCACTACAATCATTAGGTGCGAAAGTATCTGGTAGCGTGTCGAAAAAAACAAACTATTTGGTTGCTGGCGAAAAAGCGGGTTCAAAATTAACCAAGGCGCAAGACTTAGGTGTTGAAGTGTTAACGGAAGATGATTTAGTTGCGCTTTTAGCACAGCATAACGTTTCGGTTTAG
- a CDS encoding DUF3392 domain-containing protein, translating into MTNVILEALTELGTWFRPYQYQAALAIIATILVIFGSEINAAVKKLVARQHFVIRTFVFVLVCAFGYGLLTVWLTSLLAQQLAKVPTAYIVPVVFATFFALGMYAQKQRHI; encoded by the coding sequence ATGACAAACGTTATACTTGAAGCGCTCACTGAATTAGGTACTTGGTTTCGACCATATCAATATCAAGCAGCGCTCGCGATTATCGCGACAATTTTAGTGATTTTTGGTAGTGAAATTAATGCTGCGGTTAAAAAGCTAGTTGCAAGGCAGCACTTTGTTATTCGCACCTTTGTGTTTGTACTAGTGTGTGCATTTGGTTATGGCTTATTAACCGTTTGGCTAACTAGTCTTTTAGCGCAGCAATTAGCGAAAGTACCAACTGCTTATATTGTACCTGTGGTCTTTGCGACATTTTTTGCTTTAGGCATGTATGCACAAAAGCAGCGCCATATATAG
- the dapB gene encoding 4-hydroxy-tetrahydrodipicolinate reductase gives MKVKVAILGCSGRMGRNLIQAAHEHQSIELVGGSVRASSSFVDFDLGELAGIGAIGIKTSTELAQLTEADVLIDFTSIETTLENLTWCQQHNKALVIGTTGFNDEQVAQIKAAGETVPVILAPNTSVGVNLMFKLLEVTAKAIGDYTDIEIFEAHHRFKKDAPSGTAVKMGQVIADTLGRDLNKCAVYGREGITEERDRETIGFATVRAGDIVGEHTAFFADLGERLEITHKASSRMTFALGAMRAAFWLSEADAGFYDMQDVLGLKD, from the coding sequence ATGAAAGTAAAAGTTGCAATTTTAGGCTGTAGTGGCCGCATGGGACGTAATTTAATTCAAGCAGCACATGAGCATCAAAGTATTGAGCTTGTTGGTGGTAGTGTGCGCGCGAGTTCATCTTTTGTTGATTTTGATCTAGGTGAACTTGCTGGTATTGGCGCTATCGGTATTAAAACCTCAACTGAGCTTGCTCAATTAACAGAAGCTGACGTATTGATTGACTTTACTAGCATTGAAACAACTTTAGAAAATCTCACTTGGTGTCAGCAGCATAATAAAGCCCTAGTGATAGGTACAACAGGTTTTAATGATGAGCAAGTAGCGCAAATAAAAGCAGCGGGTGAAACTGTTCCTGTGATTTTAGCGCCTAACACCAGTGTCGGTGTTAATTTAATGTTTAAGCTACTTGAAGTTACCGCAAAAGCAATTGGCGACTATACTGATATAGAAATTTTTGAAGCGCATCATAGATTCAAAAAAGATGCGCCTTCTGGCACCGCGGTAAAAATGGGGCAAGTTATTGCTGATACCTTAGGGCGAGACCTAAACAAATGTGCGGTTTATGGCCGTGAAGGTATAACAGAGGAAAGAGACAGAGAAACCATAGGTTTTGCAACCGTACGAGCAGGGGATATTGTGGGTGAACATACTGCCTTTTTTGCTGATTTAGGCGAAAGGTTAGAGATAACTCATAAAGCAAGCTCTCGTATGACCTTTGCCCTTGGCGCAATGCGCGCAGCATTTTGGTTAAGTGAAGCCGATGCTGGTTTTTACGACATGCAAGATGTTTTAGGTTTAAAAGACTAA